In a single window of the Listeria cossartiae subsp. cossartiae genome:
- the purE gene encoding 5-(carboxyamino)imidazole ribonucleotide mutase: MPAVIGVIMGSTSDWDTMKKACDVLDELEIAYEKKVVSAHRTPDLMFQYAEQARERGLKIIIAGAGGAAHLPGMVAAKTTLPVIGVPIKSKALNGMDSLLSIVQMPGGVPVATVAIGESGAVNAGLLAAQILSITDDAITNRLQKRRATLEETVLESSDSLG; this comes from the coding sequence ATGCCTGCTGTAATTGGTGTCATTATGGGGAGTACCTCAGATTGGGATACAATGAAAAAAGCATGTGATGTATTAGATGAATTAGAAATAGCTTATGAGAAAAAAGTAGTTTCAGCTCATCGTACACCTGATTTAATGTTTCAATATGCAGAACAAGCGCGGGAACGTGGTTTGAAAATTATTATTGCTGGAGCTGGAGGCGCAGCTCATTTGCCAGGTATGGTTGCAGCAAAGACGACTTTACCTGTTATTGGTGTGCCAATTAAATCTAAAGCATTGAATGGTATGGATTCTTTACTGTCCATTGTGCAGATGCCTGGTGGGGTTCCGGTAGCGACAGTTGCTATTGGAGAAAGTGGTGCAGTGAACGCTGGACTTCTAGCCGCGCAAATTTTATCGATAACAGACGATGCAATTACTAACAGATTACAAAAAAGACGTGCTACACTAGAAGAAACTGTTCTAGAAAGTAGTGATTCTCTTGGATAA